A region from the Solibacillus sp. FSL H8-0523 genome encodes:
- a CDS encoding lysozyme inhibitor LprI family protein: MKKYKEIHFGLLVLMGILLAGCNTQQDVANEPNDIKQSVYKDDHVPAEELPNNDLEQNLKGIYSEKLSKAKQQAEALQAEDDTTVGLREMESDRLNIWDELLNEIYGDLKEILSEDDMDVLRTEQRDWINERDSQALAASLEYEGGTMEPLVYIAVLANVTEQRCYELVENYIK; this comes from the coding sequence ATGAAAAAGTACAAAGAAATACATTTTGGATTATTGGTTTTAATGGGAATTTTACTAGCTGGATGTAATACTCAGCAAGATGTGGCAAACGAACCGAATGATATCAAACAAAGTGTATACAAGGATGATCATGTACCCGCAGAGGAATTACCGAATAATGATTTAGAGCAAAATTTAAAGGGAATTTATTCAGAAAAACTGAGCAAGGCAAAACAACAAGCTGAAGCACTCCAAGCGGAAGATGATACAACAGTAGGATTGAGGGAAATGGAAAGTGATCGTTTGAACATTTGGGATGAGTTATTAAACGAAATTTATGGTGATTTAAAAGAAATACTTTCGGAAGATGATATGGACGTGTTGCGTACCGAGCAACGTGATTGGATTAACGAGAGAGACAGTCAAGCACTAGCAGCCTCGCTTGAATACGAGGGCGGTACAATGGAACCTTTAGTATATATCGCTGTACTCGCTAATGTAACAGAACAACGCTGCTATGAACTAGTTGAAAATTATATCAAATAA
- the thpR gene encoding RNA 2',3'-cyclic phosphodiesterase, whose product MERAPHYFWAVRIPDNIKQTIHDELTHVKPIFQFKRWVDLHDYHITLAFLGSVNPQQLPSIIQLVGDAVSKQQAFRMEIEGLNVFGSQKSPRIFWASVNEVKPLFQLQAIVHDTCLEAGFSLETRPYHPHITLARKWGGSEEFKIDDLVAHNPFGEQALSFQVNEIVLYKSNLENTPKYEAIAAFYLVD is encoded by the coding sequence ATGGAGAGAGCGCCCCATTATTTTTGGGCAGTACGTATTCCCGATAATATTAAACAAACTATTCACGATGAACTGACGCACGTTAAACCAATCTTCCAATTTAAACGTTGGGTGGATTTACATGATTATCATATCACCCTTGCTTTTCTTGGTTCAGTAAACCCACAACAATTGCCATCCATTATTCAATTAGTGGGCGACGCCGTTAGTAAACAACAAGCTTTTAGGATGGAGATTGAAGGACTGAATGTGTTTGGTTCTCAAAAATCTCCGCGCATCTTTTGGGCTTCTGTGAATGAAGTGAAGCCGTTATTTCAACTTCAAGCGATTGTCCATGACACATGTCTTGAAGCAGGATTCTCTTTAGAAACACGTCCGTATCATCCTCATATCACATTGGCGCGGAAATGGGGCGGAAGTGAAGAATTTAAAATAGACGATTTAGTGGCACATAACCCTTTTGGAGAACAGGCCTTATCTTTTCAAGTAAATGAAATTGTCCTGTATAAATCGAATCTAGAAAACACACCAAAGTATGAAGCAATTGCAGCGTTTTACTTAGTAGACTAA
- a CDS encoding Hsp20/alpha crystallin family protein, whose product MSLLPDDSFKQLSNVRKEFDRMFSAFPFDFSFFDNMLDKFGGMTINVHETATEVIATCGIPGLEKDDDIQINVNQNMLSIRGSINTTTEIKEGNMFRQERYTGGFQRSIFLPSPVSSDGVKATYRNGVLEVRMQKTAKNNVQNIDIDFY is encoded by the coding sequence ATGTCGTTACTACCTGATGATTCATTTAAACAATTATCGAATGTAAGAAAAGAATTTGACAGGATGTTTTCAGCTTTTCCTTTTGATTTTAGTTTTTTTGACAATATGCTTGATAAATTTGGCGGCATGACAATCAATGTGCATGAAACAGCAACGGAAGTCATCGCTACTTGCGGTATTCCTGGTTTAGAAAAAGACGACGATATTCAGATCAATGTTAACCAAAATATGTTAAGCATTAGAGGTTCCATCAATACAACAACGGAAATAAAAGAAGGAAACATGTTTAGACAAGAACGCTATACGGGTGGTTTCCAACGTTCTATCTTCCTACCAAGTCCTGTTTCTAGCGACGGTGTGAAAGCCACTTATAGAAATGGTGTGCTTGAAGTAAGGATGCAAAAAACGGCAAAAAATAACGTACAAAATATTGATATAGATTTTTATTAA
- a CDS encoding ABC transporter permease, translated as MFFKIAINNVKRSFKDYSIYFLTLTLGVCIFYSFNSIEAQNSILEMNKDPNYILSLNMLMAGTSVFVSFVLGGLIIYANNFLIKKRKKELGIYMTLGMPKSTISIILLFETLFIGALSLMVGLGLGIIVSQGMSVITANILGFDVEKFKFIISLSAMIKTVIYFGIIYLLVMGFNQITISKYKLIDMLNAAKKNEEVKLKNSFVSILLFLLSVGLLVTAYSRIMKSGINGEVNELAITVILGVIGTLFFFFSLSSFFIQMVQKNKKIYLKDINIFVLRQINNKINTNFLSMTVICLMLFLTISMLFTAFDLKGSIVKDTKTFDASAVIYANSEDENPKDNDIEEFLNTINFTFEPYEQHAFYREYSLDITSENLLSNYFTEQEKIALLEEGFYYNVQPISAMKISDYNAIRKLRERDAINLKGNEVLVVTNSEGKDDVFSNDIGREDIIHIEGNEYTIKNEAPIKETVNIAVPNQLFYLILPDNFNGSLQLEVTGLNVSYEDKYHDESEEKFVNLFNEFKENQYIDVSSASPYGRTWNQMLERNNGATALFVFLGLFLGIIFIITSAAVLALQQLSEASDSLERYKSLKKIGVTEKLINKAILSQTLIYFMAPLGLAILHSIVGISVVDQYFGFQYQSIIVCALFLAIIYGGYFYATYIGIKNIVKNND; from the coding sequence ATGTTCTTTAAAATAGCAATCAACAATGTGAAAAGAAGCTTTAAGGATTACTCCATATATTTTCTTACGCTAACCCTAGGCGTATGTATCTTTTACAGCTTCAATTCAATTGAAGCACAAAATTCTATTTTAGAAATGAATAAAGATCCCAACTATATTTTATCATTAAATATGCTTATGGCTGGAACAAGTGTATTTGTATCGTTTGTTCTTGGTGGGCTCATCATTTATGCCAATAATTTTTTAATAAAAAAGCGAAAAAAAGAATTAGGTATATACATGACATTAGGAATGCCAAAAAGTACTATCTCAATAATATTGCTTTTTGAAACCCTTTTTATCGGTGCACTGTCCCTTATGGTTGGACTTGGGCTCGGGATAATCGTTTCACAAGGAATGTCAGTAATTACGGCCAACATCCTAGGGTTTGATGTGGAAAAATTTAAGTTCATTATTTCATTGAGTGCCATGATTAAAACGGTCATATACTTTGGCATCATTTATCTTTTGGTGATGGGCTTTAATCAAATTACGATTTCAAAATACAAATTGATTGATATGCTAAATGCAGCAAAGAAAAATGAAGAAGTAAAGTTAAAGAATTCTTTTGTATCAATCCTTCTATTCCTGTTATCAGTGGGGTTATTAGTAACTGCTTATAGTAGGATTATGAAGAGCGGCATTAATGGTGAAGTTAATGAGTTGGCAATTACTGTCATCCTAGGCGTAATTGGAACACTGTTTTTCTTTTTCAGTCTCTCTAGTTTCTTTATCCAGATGGTGCAAAAGAATAAAAAAATTTATTTAAAAGATATAAATATATTTGTATTAAGACAAATCAATAATAAGATTAATACGAACTTCTTGTCTATGACTGTTATCTGTCTTATGCTTTTTTTAACAATTTCAATGTTATTTACAGCGTTTGATTTAAAAGGAAGTATCGTGAAAGATACTAAAACTTTTGATGCTTCAGCAGTAATCTATGCTAACTCCGAAGATGAAAATCCTAAGGACAATGATATCGAAGAATTTTTAAATACAATAAACTTTACATTCGAACCTTATGAACAGCATGCCTTTTATCGTGAATATTCACTAGATATTACGTCTGAGAACTTATTGTCGAACTATTTTACTGAGCAGGAGAAAATTGCTTTATTAGAGGAAGGTTTTTATTATAATGTGCAACCAATATCTGCTATGAAAATTTCGGATTATAATGCAATAAGAAAACTTAGGGAACGAGACGCTATTAATTTAAAGGGAAATGAGGTTTTAGTTGTAACAAACTCCGAGGGGAAAGATGATGTTTTTTCTAACGATATAGGAAGAGAAGACATTATCCATATTGAGGGTAATGAGTATACTATCAAAAACGAAGCTCCTATTAAGGAAACTGTAAATATTGCTGTTCCCAATCAGTTATTTTATCTTATCCTTCCTGATAACTTCAATGGAAGTTTACAACTAGAGGTGACAGGCCTTAATGTATCATATGAAGATAAATATCACGATGAATCTGAAGAGAAGTTTGTAAACCTATTTAATGAATTTAAAGAAAATCAATATATAGATGTCTCTTCGGCTTCACCGTATGGGCGTACCTGGAACCAAATGCTAGAGAGAAATAACGGTGCAACAGCATTATTTGTATTTCTGGGTCTATTTTTAGGAATTATATTTATCATCACGAGCGCGGCAGTTTTAGCATTGCAACAGTTATCTGAAGCAAGCGATAGCTTGGAACGATATAAGTCTCTAAAGAAAATTGGTGTCACTGAAAAATTAATCAACAAAGCCATATTGAGCCAAACCTTAATCTATTTTATGGCCCCTTTAGGTCTAGCAATTCTTCATTCAATCGTTGGTATAAGCGTAGTTGACCAATATTTTGGTTTTCAATACCAAAGTATAATAGTCTGTGCTTTATTCCTTGCAATAATATATGGTGGCTATTTTTATGCAACGTATATTGGGATTAAGAATATAGTTAAAAATAACGATTAG
- a CDS encoding ABC transporter ATP-binding protein — MQTILNVDKIEKYYGNKGNITKAIDNISFEVSVGEFVGIMGPSGSGKTTILNCISTIDNVTTGKIIINNKDITTLKKKALEAFRRDELGFIFQDFNLLDTLTAYENIALALTIQKREITEIDNLIKDVAEKLGITEVLRQYPFQLSGGQKQRVACARALVTEPSLILADEPTGALDSKSSRLLLESFEKLNKEFHSTILMVTHDSFTASYANRILFIKDGRIFTELIRGNDTRKEFFNKIIEVVTLLGGDVGHVL; from the coding sequence ATGCAAACTATATTAAACGTCGATAAAATTGAAAAATATTATGGAAATAAGGGCAATATTACAAAAGCGATTGATAATATAAGCTTTGAGGTAAGTGTGGGAGAATTTGTAGGCATAATGGGTCCTTCAGGTAGTGGTAAGACTACTATCTTGAATTGTATTTCAACGATTGATAACGTTACAACCGGCAAGATTATTATAAATAACAAAGATATTACGACTCTTAAGAAAAAAGCTCTAGAAGCATTTAGACGTGATGAATTGGGCTTTATATTCCAAGATTTTAACCTTCTTGATACACTGACTGCTTATGAAAATATTGCTTTAGCTCTAACGATACAAAAGAGGGAAATAACTGAAATAGATAATCTGATTAAAGATGTGGCGGAAAAACTTGGAATTACCGAGGTACTTAGGCAGTATCCGTTTCAATTGTCAGGGGGGCAAAAACAAAGGGTAGCATGTGCCAGAGCCTTAGTTACGGAGCCCTCTCTTATTTTAGCGGATGAACCTACGGGCGCCTTAGATTCAAAATCCTCAAGATTACTTTTGGAATCCTTTGAAAAGCTGAATAAAGAGTTTCATTCAACGATCCTTATGGTTACCCATGACTCCTTTACAGCGAGTTATGCCAATAGAATCTTATTTATAAAAGATGGTCGGATTTTTACAGAACTAATACGTGGAAATGATACAAGAAAGGAATTCTTCAATAAAATAATTGAAGTTGTTACTTTACTTGGAGGCGATGTTGGCCATGTTCTTTAA
- a CDS encoding sensor histidine kinase, giving the protein MTIKEYLKDRTLFLLTNFILFIITCGIMLITNMTGNIILLIFCIWFFPVLTYIMLEFFKQKIFYNELISIMDSLDQKYLLSEIMKEPENIAGKLLYDILQQTNKDMHEHVKSYRDRENEYREYIETWVHEIKTPIASTRLIIENNPNAITRNIQDEMTKIEAYIEQVLYYSRSNHVSKDYLIKEVSLADLVRRVIKRNSRDFISKGITVDMEAVKGIAYSDAKWLEFIVNQLIGNVIKYTRERDGKVTIHTIRNENNIVLTIEDNGIGIIDKDINRVFEKGFTGENGRKFGGSTGIGLYLCKKLAEQLGLGLTLTSKVGEGTKVRIIFPLGSVNLMN; this is encoded by the coding sequence ATGACGATAAAAGAGTATTTAAAGGATAGAACGTTATTCCTGCTCACCAATTTTATATTATTCATCATCACTTGCGGCATTATGTTAATAACGAATATGACTGGCAACATCATTCTCCTGATTTTCTGTATTTGGTTTTTCCCCGTCCTAACGTATATCATGCTTGAGTTTTTTAAACAGAAAATATTTTATAACGAGTTAATTAGTATAATGGACAGTTTAGATCAAAAGTATCTGTTGTCTGAAATTATGAAAGAACCCGAAAATATAGCAGGCAAACTTTTATATGATATATTGCAACAAACAAATAAAGACATGCATGAGCATGTAAAAAGCTATAGAGATAGAGAAAATGAGTACAGGGAATATATCGAAACATGGGTGCATGAAATCAAGACGCCGATTGCATCAACAAGGTTAATAATCGAAAATAATCCAAACGCCATTACGCGAAATATTCAAGATGAAATGACAAAAATTGAAGCATATATAGAACAGGTTCTTTATTATTCAAGAAGTAATCATGTCAGTAAGGATTATCTTATTAAAGAGGTCTCTTTAGCGGATCTTGTAAGACGTGTTATTAAGCGGAATTCGAGAGACTTTATTAGCAAAGGGATTACAGTCGATATGGAAGCAGTAAAAGGAATAGCGTATAGTGATGCGAAATGGTTGGAATTTATAGTGAATCAACTGATTGGAAATGTGATTAAATACACTAGGGAACGTGATGGGAAGGTAACGATTCATACGATTAGAAATGAAAATAATATCGTGCTTACCATAGAGGATAATGGCATCGGTATTATCGATAAGGATATAAATAGAGTTTTTGAAAAGGGATTTACTGGGGAAAATGGACGAAAGTTTGGTGGGTCCACTGGCATCGGGCTTTACTTGTGCAAAAAACTTGCAGAGCAGCTTGGTCTAGGGCTTACGTTAACCTCTAAAGTTGGAGAAGGAACGAAGGTTAGGATTATTTTCCCCTTAGGCAGTGTTAACTTAATGAACTAA
- a CDS encoding response regulator transcription factor — MSKIIIIEDTEKIREELKIFLIRYGYEVVALTNFENILHDTLKEEPNLILLDINLPVTDGYYICREIRKKSAVPIIVVTSRDNEMDELMSMNLGADDFITKPYNTQILLARIENILRRVHGITNQDTIAYNNLKLNLLNGSVTYNDQKAELTKNEIKILSCLIKNKGKIVSRDDLMDFMWNADVFVDDNNLSVNVTRLRKKLEGLGMKDNVETRRGLGYILP, encoded by the coding sequence ATGTCAAAAATAATTATTATAGAAGACACGGAAAAGATAAGAGAGGAACTTAAAATCTTCTTGATTAGATACGGCTATGAAGTAGTGGCTTTAACGAACTTCGAAAATATTCTTCATGATACATTGAAGGAAGAACCGAATCTAATCCTTTTAGATATCAATCTACCTGTAACGGATGGCTATTATATTTGCAGAGAAATAAGAAAAAAATCAGCTGTACCGATCATCGTAGTGACGAGTAGGGATAACGAGATGGATGAACTGATGAGTATGAATTTAGGGGCAGATGATTTTATAACAAAACCATATAATACTCAAATTCTTTTAGCGAGAATTGAAAATATATTGAGAAGAGTTCATGGAATTACTAATCAAGATACGATTGCGTATAATAACCTAAAATTAAATTTACTAAATGGCTCGGTTACGTATAACGACCAGAAAGCAGAATTAACGAAAAACGAAATAAAAATACTTTCTTGCCTGATTAAAAATAAAGGGAAAATCGTTTCAAGAGATGATTTAATGGACTTTATGTGGAACGCTGATGTTTTTGTAGATGATAATAACTTATCTGTTAATGTCACAAGGCTTAGAAAGAAACTTGAAGGATTAGGGATGAAGGATAATGTAGAAACTAGACGTGGATTAGGATATATACTTCCATGA
- a CDS encoding polysaccharide deacetylase family protein — protein sequence MKNALFNVAFTAIFLGMFSLILYIFSDTLIGAITSKQTLYPKDKSLAIDSCQKWTDDVTDHNVKSGEEANRLTVLVYNRIIDEEQLNETHFTNDESLQSTIVVTAEFEKQMAFLATHNYTSLTAEEFYLFMQNKIKVPQKSILITFDDGLKDNLDTAYPILKKYKFTAINFIDTGQVTKKNSKTIVTVHDLQKGCDVFDFQSHTYNFHQRNENGEAYLVSETQKEIQKDIGISLVNLNKKNPIFSYPYGEYDDETIKALKQFNIIMAFTTEGNDVRPGMDLYKIPRKRILPDDTIEDFKKKINMW from the coding sequence TTGAAAAACGCCTTATTTAATGTTGCCTTTACTGCCATTTTCTTAGGAATGTTTTCACTCATCCTTTACATCTTTTCTGATACCTTAATAGGGGCCATCACATCAAAGCAAACTTTATATCCAAAGGACAAAAGCCTAGCAATTGATTCCTGCCAAAAATGGACTGACGACGTTACGGACCACAACGTAAAGAGCGGAGAAGAAGCAAACCGCCTTACGGTTTTGGTTTACAATAGAATTATTGATGAAGAACAATTAAACGAAACCCATTTTACAAATGATGAATCCTTACAATCTACTATTGTAGTAACAGCAGAATTTGAAAAACAAATGGCATTTTTAGCAACCCATAATTACACTTCGCTAACGGCAGAAGAATTTTATCTATTTATGCAAAATAAAATTAAAGTCCCCCAAAAGAGCATTTTAATCACTTTTGATGATGGACTTAAAGATAATCTTGATACAGCCTATCCAATTCTAAAAAAATATAAATTTACTGCGATTAACTTTATCGATACGGGTCAGGTTACAAAAAAGAACAGTAAAACTATCGTCACTGTTCACGATTTACAAAAAGGCTGCGATGTTTTTGACTTTCAAAGTCATACCTATAACTTTCATCAAAGAAACGAAAACGGCGAAGCATATTTAGTGAGCGAAACACAAAAAGAGATTCAAAAGGATATTGGCATCAGTTTAGTGAATCTGAATAAAAAGAATCCTATATTTTCCTATCCTTATGGTGAATACGACGATGAAACAATTAAAGCCCTCAAACAATTCAACATCATAATGGCCTTCACTACCGAAGGAAACGACGTAAGACCAGGTATGGATCTTTATAAAATACCAAGAAAACGCATCTTACCTGATGATACAATTGAAGATTTTAAAAAGAAGATTAATATGTGGTAA
- a CDS encoding glycosyltransferase family 2 protein, translated as MLLVSIVLLTIFLFFQLLYIFIPLFSTNGLSPVNKTQIEKGMTILIPAFNEEKTILNCLQGIMNVSYKNLEAIFISDGSTDETFQLLYNYLNAQPSKKMPAGKISHERVIGCYQSVTYPNIYLIDKVNGGKADALNVGIEYASNDIIITLDADSILDPNALHAMNNAFDDEKVLAAGGMVQISQGFNGSYIKPKPMFNISGLIRYQVIQYLTDFYLHKTTQAKLRSITVIAGAFGAFRKHALFEAYGYRNTVGEDLDITLRMHALIKKKYKRYKLIFVPNAICYTECPSTFKDLLSQRIRWQKGFIDCLLNFKKSFFVNLGIPVSIYMLVDSLILGTLNAFPTMFVPLVIIINQNYGITLFFLSITFLLALYRSITTVIISRRFGHKYSPKDYLKLTLFIPLEILTYRLLGLVFVTFGTILYAKNKGGWNSVERIGINNQSYVDGISVHIKKIT; from the coding sequence ATGTTATTGGTAAGTATTGTTTTATTAACGATTTTTTTATTTTTCCAATTACTATATATTTTCATTCCTCTGTTTTCTACTAACGGTTTATCGCCAGTTAATAAAACACAGATTGAAAAAGGGATGACAATTCTAATTCCGGCCTTTAACGAGGAAAAAACGATTTTAAATTGTTTGCAAGGCATCATGAACGTGAGCTATAAAAATCTTGAAGCAATTTTTATTAGTGATGGATCCACAGATGAAACCTTTCAATTACTCTATAATTATTTAAATGCACAACCAAGTAAAAAAATGCCTGCCGGGAAAATCAGTCATGAACGTGTAATAGGCTGTTATCAATCTGTCACTTACCCGAACATATACTTAATCGATAAGGTGAATGGGGGAAAGGCTGATGCGTTAAATGTAGGAATCGAATATGCGTCCAATGACATTATCATCACATTAGATGCCGATAGTATACTCGATCCAAATGCTTTACATGCCATGAATAATGCCTTCGATGATGAAAAAGTATTAGCAGCTGGCGGTATGGTTCAAATATCTCAAGGTTTTAACGGTAGTTATATAAAACCAAAGCCTATGTTTAATATTTCAGGGTTAATCCGCTATCAAGTTATTCAATATTTAACCGACTTTTATCTGCATAAAACAACTCAAGCGAAGCTAAGATCCATAACTGTGATTGCCGGAGCCTTTGGTGCTTTTAGAAAACACGCCCTGTTTGAAGCGTACGGTTATAGAAACACAGTCGGTGAGGATTTAGATATCACACTTAGAATGCACGCCCTTATTAAGAAAAAGTATAAACGGTATAAGTTAATCTTTGTTCCAAATGCCATTTGTTATACAGAATGCCCTTCCACTTTCAAAGACCTGCTAAGCCAAAGAATTCGATGGCAAAAGGGTTTTATTGATTGTCTACTTAACTTCAAAAAATCCTTTTTCGTCAATTTAGGCATCCCTGTTTCGATTTATATGCTTGTTGACTCACTTATTTTAGGAACGCTAAACGCTTTCCCTACTATGTTTGTCCCTCTTGTTATTATCATAAATCAAAATTATGGTATAACACTCTTCTTCCTTTCTATCACTTTTCTCCTAGCCCTTTATCGCAGCATTACAACCGTGATCATTAGTCGCAGATTTGGACATAAGTACTCTCCAAAAGATTACTTGAAACTAACTTTATTTATACCTCTTGAAATTTTGACTTACCGACTACTCGGCCTTGTTTTTGTAACCTTCGGAACAATTCTTTATGCAAAAAATAAAGGTGGATGGAATTCTGTTGAAAGAATCGGTATAAACAATCAATCCTATGTAGATGGCATATCCGTTCATATAAAGAAAATTACTTAA
- a CDS encoding glycoside hydrolase family 16 protein, producing MLIGIEGFTINKINGCDVEQMKKIVHLISTGIIICILISLGILYARLNTTQEHEQADKIIQNTNLQTIVDTEIAHTQIAPTQTLPNGWKLIWADEFEDVAVTLEKWTVEDLVARQNNELQYYSTNNVKVANGLLTLIAKKEITHGRNFTSGAVHTKNTFNFLYGKVEMKAKLPSGQGMFPAFWMMTNKENTWLPEIDILEMLGQKPNEIWMVLHGLDENNEKKTVSQSYMGENYSNTFHTFGIEWTPTKLTWLIDGEIRFETTEYIPQEEMYLYINTAIGGDWPGSPDHTTQFPTLFEIDYVRIYQKDEVK from the coding sequence ATGTTAATCGGTATCGAAGGATTCACAATTAATAAAATAAATGGATGTGACGTTGAACAAATGAAAAAAATAGTACATTTGATTTCAACTGGGATAATCATTTGCATTCTAATTTCGTTGGGGATTTTGTATGCCCGACTTAACACAACGCAGGAACATGAGCAGGCTGATAAGATCATTCAAAATACAAATCTCCAGACTATAGTAGATACAGAGATAGCCCATACACAGATAGCCCCAACACAGACGCTCCCAAATGGTTGGAAGCTCATATGGGCAGATGAATTCGAGGACGTGGCAGTTACTTTAGAGAAATGGACAGTTGAGGATTTGGTTGCGAGGCAAAACAACGAATTGCAATATTACTCCACAAATAATGTGAAAGTAGCAAATGGATTATTAACATTAATTGCAAAAAAAGAAATCACTCACGGACGAAATTTCACATCTGGTGCAGTTCATACAAAAAACACGTTCAATTTTTTATATGGAAAAGTTGAAATGAAGGCGAAGCTACCTAGTGGGCAAGGTATGTTCCCAGCATTTTGGATGATGACAAACAAAGAGAATACTTGGCTGCCTGAAATCGATATTTTAGAAATGCTTGGTCAGAAGCCCAATGAAATTTGGATGGTCTTACATGGGCTAGATGAAAATAATGAGAAAAAAACCGTGTCACAAAGCTATATGGGAGAAAATTATAGTAATACATTTCATACTTTTGGTATTGAGTGGACTCCCACAAAACTCACATGGCTGATCGATGGTGAAATAAGATTTGAAACAACTGAATACATTCCACAGGAAGAAATGTATTTATATATTAACACCGCTATTGGCGGGGATTGGCCGGGTAGTCCGGATCACACGACACAATTTCCCACATTATTTGAAATCGATTATGTAAGAATATATCAGAAAGACGAGGTAAAGTGA